A section of the Humulus lupulus chromosome 2, drHumLupu1.1, whole genome shotgun sequence genome encodes:
- the LOC133819716 gene encoding uncharacterized protein LOC133819716 isoform X1, producing the protein MPRYRDDPPAIRVYTVCDESRYLIVRNVPALGCGEELLKLFSTYGDIEECKPMDAEECEAFTDVYWIKFRLVSNARFAKRKLDEYVFIGNPLKVSYAPHFETLSDTKEKLECRRNEVLARLNSGRSKGSAVRNWSSWNEESLEASPSQASLPQGVNIGQRNNGKRELISHVNNSPIARVSSDKDYFQSQSMNQTVMSVRDKLNKIQSSGDPLQHGFVSKKPRLDKRRRI; encoded by the exons ATGCCGAGATATAGAGATGACCCTCCAGCTATTCGTGTTTATACAGTCTGCGATGAATCTAG ATATTTAATTGTGAGGAATGTTCCAGCGTTAGGATGCGGGGAGGAGTTGCTGAAACTATTTTCAACCTATGGAGACATAGAAGA GTGCAAACCCATGGATGCTGAAGAATGTGAAGCTTTCACTGATGTTTACTGGATCAAATTTCGTTTAGTAAGCAATGCTAG GTTTGCAAAAAGAAAATTGGATGAGTATGTTTTTATTGGGAACCCATTGAAGGTTTCTTATGCTCCTCATTTTGAAACGCTCTCCGATACCAAGGAAAAACTAGAATGTAGGAGGAATGAAGTTTTAGCAAGACTGAATT CTGGAAGATCCAAAGGTTCTGCAGTTAGAAATTGGAGTTCTTGGAATGAGGAATCTTTGGAAGCAAGTCCTTCCCAGGCCAGCCTTCCCCAAGGGGTAAACATTGGTCAAAG GAACAATGGAAAACGAGAACTTATTTCTCATGTTAATAATTCTCCAATCGCAAGGGTTTCCTCTGACAAG GATTATTTCCAGTCCCAATCAATGAATCAAACTGTCATGTCCGTGAGGGACAAACTCAACAAG aTTCAATCAAGTGGTGACCCATTACAACATGGGTTTGTCTCCAAGAAACCCCGTCTGGACAAAAGGAGAagaatttga
- the LOC133819716 gene encoding uncharacterized protein LOC133819716 isoform X2, translating to MTLQLFVFIQSAMNLALGCGEELLKLFSTYGDIEECKPMDAEECEAFTDVYWIKFRLVSNARFAKRKLDEYVFIGNPLKVSYAPHFETLSDTKEKLECRRNEVLARLNSGRSKGSAVRNWSSWNEESLEASPSQASLPQGVNIGQRNNGKRELISHVNNSPIARVSSDKDYFQSQSMNQTVMSVRDKLNKIQSSGDPLQHGFVSKKPRLDKRRRI from the exons ATGACCCTCCAGCTATTCGTGTTTATACAGTCTGCGATGAATCTAG CGTTAGGATGCGGGGAGGAGTTGCTGAAACTATTTTCAACCTATGGAGACATAGAAGA GTGCAAACCCATGGATGCTGAAGAATGTGAAGCTTTCACTGATGTTTACTGGATCAAATTTCGTTTAGTAAGCAATGCTAG GTTTGCAAAAAGAAAATTGGATGAGTATGTTTTTATTGGGAACCCATTGAAGGTTTCTTATGCTCCTCATTTTGAAACGCTCTCCGATACCAAGGAAAAACTAGAATGTAGGAGGAATGAAGTTTTAGCAAGACTGAATT CTGGAAGATCCAAAGGTTCTGCAGTTAGAAATTGGAGTTCTTGGAATGAGGAATCTTTGGAAGCAAGTCCTTCCCAGGCCAGCCTTCCCCAAGGGGTAAACATTGGTCAAAG GAACAATGGAAAACGAGAACTTATTTCTCATGTTAATAATTCTCCAATCGCAAGGGTTTCCTCTGACAAG GATTATTTCCAGTCCCAATCAATGAATCAAACTGTCATGTCCGTGAGGGACAAACTCAACAAG aTTCAATCAAGTGGTGACCCATTACAACATGGGTTTGTCTCCAAGAAACCCCGTCTGGACAAAAGGAGAagaatttga
- the LOC133819718 gene encoding glutathione transferase GST 23-like — MEEEVKLLGFWASNFVQRVIWALKLKGVEYDYIEEDISNKSELLLQYNPTHKKVPVLVHGGKPISESLIILEYIEETWPQTPLLPKDPYERALARFWIQFADEKIRTLGLFFASPTGGEKGEKAAKEAAEVLKILEERLGNDKFFGGETINMVDLAHGWLAYWFECIEIAVGLKLLEPNTLPRLHTWVQDFKQLPIIKESLPDYDRLLIHMKSVREKLLAMNL; from the exons ATGGAAGAAGAAGTAAAGCTGCTAGGATTTTGGGCAAGCAATTTTGTTCAGAGAGTGATATGGGCTCTGAAACTTAAGGGAGTTGAGTATGATTACATAGAAGAAGATATTTCAAACAAGAGTGAATTGCTTCTTCAATACAACCCAACTCACAAGAAGGTTCCTGTGCTTGTTCATGGCGGCAAACCCATTTCTGAGTCTCTGATCATCCTTGAGTACATCGAAGAAACTTGGCCCCAAACTCCTCTCTTGCCTAAGGACCCTTACGAAAGAGCTTTGGCTCGCTTTTGGATACAATTTGCAGATGAaaag ATCCGAACTCTTGGTTTATTCTTTGCAAGCCCCACTGGTGGGGAGAAGGGAGAAAAGGCAGCAAAAGAAGCAGCAGAAGTGCTTAAAATCTTGGAAGAAAGGCTTGGAAATGACAAGTTCTTTGGGGGAGAGACTATAAACATGGTGGACTTAGCACATGGATGGCTAGCTTATTGGTTTGAATGTATAGAAATAGCTGTGGGGCTCAAACTCTTGGAACCCAACACTTTGCCTAGGCTGCATACTTGGGTTCAAGATTTCAAGCAACTTCCCATTATCAAGGAAAGCCTTCCTGATTACGACAGACTCTTAATCCATATGAAATCAGTTAGGGAAAAGCTCTTGGCCATGAACTTGTGA